TGCTCGCGGTGGTGTCGCGCCCGCATCCGCTCGCACGAGCGGGCCAGGAGGTGGACGCGCGCACCCTGCTCGCCCATCCCCTGCTGCTTCCTCCGCCGGGCCGCGTGCTGCGCGCCACCCTCGAGGAGCTGGCGGCGGCGCACGGCCTCCCGCTCCGGGTCGCCGTGGAGGTGACGGGTTGGGAAGCCGTCTGCCGGCTGGCGGCACTCGAGGTGGGAGTGGGGCTCGTCAACGCCCTGGTGCCCACCCCGGAGTTGACGCGGCTGTCCGTCCGCGGACTGCCCTCCACCACCTACCGCATCCTCCTGCGCCGTGGGCGGGGCACCCCGCTCATGGAGGAGGTGCTGGAGGCCCTGCGCACTGCCTCTTGAGGCGGAAGCGCTTAGGCACCCAAGTAGAATCACTCACAGGGAAATGACTTTCACAGGGAGTGAACGGACTATAGGGTGCGCGCCGATTTCTTCGAAGCAGGAGTGTCAATGCAAAGGAAGTCGTCGTGTACCTGGATGTTGTGGGCGGTGCTTTGCGGCCTGTGGGTGACAGGTTGTGGGGTGGATGTCTCGGAAGGTGATAGGCCCGAGAGCGAGCTCTCGGCGCGAACCGTGGCCCCCGCGCTCGTCACCAGCGGCCCCGTGACGAAGGCCATCTCCGCCGGCAACTCCCACTCCCTGGCCTTGCGGACGGACGGCTCGGTGTGGGCGTGGGGACAGAACTCGGAGGGGCAGCTCGGAAACGGGACGCTGACCCTCAGCAACGTGCCAGTCCGCGTGACGGGGCTTCCCATCATCAAGGCGATCTCCGCGGGCAGGAACCACTCGCTCGCGCTCGGGGTGGACGGCACGGTCTGGGCCTGGGGACAGAACAGCTCTGGCCAGTTGGGTGATGGAACGACGACCCGCCGCCTGCTCCCCGTGCCCGTGACCCTTCCGGGAGGCGCCGTGGCCATCGCCGGAGGCCTGAACCACTCGCTGGCCATTGCCGCCGATGGCGGTGTCTACGCGTGGGGCACCAACACCTATGGCCAGCTCGGCGATGGGACGACCACCGGCCGGCCGACGCCGGTCCGCATCAGCCTGCCTGGCAGCATCACGGCCATTTCAGCGGGGTGGTACCACTCCATGGCCCTGGGGGCGGACGGACGTGTGTGGACGTGGGGCCGCAACCTCAATGGGCAGATCGGCAATGGGAGTGCCTCGAGCAGCAATCAGCTCTCGCCGTACCCGGTGAGCCTGACGCGCGGAGCCACCGCCATCGCGGCCGGAGCCAATCACTCGTTGGCGCTGCTCTCCGACCAGAGCGCGGTGGCGTGGGGACAGAACTCCAATGGACAGCTCGGCAACGGGACCACCGCCGCGGCGCAGAGCACGCCGGGGGTGGTCGGACTCGCGGGAGCCGTGACCGCCATCGCCACGGGAGGCAACTTCTCGCTGGCCATCGACTCCACCGGGGGCGCCTGGGGCTGGGGACAGAACAGCTCGGGCCAGCTCGGCGACGGGACGACGACCCAGCGCACCAGCCCGGTGCGAGTGGAGGGGTTGGCCAACGCACTGGCGCTCTCCGCGGGACTCTTCCACTCCCTGGCGCTGCGCCCCGGCTGCCCTTTCTGGGCCTGGGGGATGAACTCCTCGGGGCAACTGGGTGATGGCACGCTGACCCACCGGCTCACGACGACCCAGACGCAGTTGCTGAACATCTACTTCTACGATCTCGAGGGCGATGGCTATGGCGGCGATCTGCTTGGGTCCGAGGAGGCTTGCGAGGCTCCAGGCCCCGATTACGTGGAGAATGACCTGGACTGCGATGACTTCGATCCCGCGATCAACCCCGGGGCAGCGGAGGTATGTGATGGCCTGGACAACAACTGCAACAGCGCCATCGACGAGGCAGGGAGCAGCACCTGGTACCGCGATGCGGATGCGGATGGGTATGGCAATGCGGCGGTGAGCACCGTGGCCTGTGCGCAGCCTTCGGGCTATGTGTCCAGCGCCAGCGATTGCAACGACACCAACGCCAGCGTGAAGCCAGGAGCCGCCGAGGTATGCGATGGCCTGGATAACAACTGCAACGGCTCCATCGACGAGGGGGTGGCGAAGACCACCTGGTACCGCGACGCGGATGGGGACGGGCGTGGCAATCCATCGGTGAGCACCCTGGCGTGCTCGGCACCGGCCGGCTACGTGTCCAACACCAACGACTGCAACGATAACGACCCCACGCTGCCTCGTGCCTTCACCCAGGATAACGATGGGGACGGGTATGGGGATCGTTGGGCGCTGAGCCCCGCCCCCTATGGATGCACTCCTCCCCCGGGCTACTCCGCCACGACCAACGATTGCGACGACGGGAACAGATACGTGAATCCCGGAGCCCCCGAGGTGTGTGATGGGGCGGACAACAACTGCAATGGCTCCGCCGACGAAGGCGGGGTCTGCCCCACCACCACGTGCTCGGCGTGGCTCACCAGGACCTCGATCCCCAGTGGCGGCCTGGCGACCTTCGGTTACACGACCTCGGGCTACATCCCCGCGGGCTCCAGGGCCTACCTGTATGGAACGAGGAATGGCGTGGTGGATGCGAACGGCTCGCCCTCCTACGACCAGACCACGTTCTCCTACGACGTCCTCAACGCCCCCGGCCTCGAGGGCTACTATCAGCGGTATGTCGTCATCCGAGGGCCCGACAACGCCACCCTCTGCACGACCAACACCGTCTCCGCGTGGTTCCTCGCTCCGTAATCACAACACCTCGTTCGCGGTGCTCATCAAGAAGCGGCTCTTCCTTCCGGGGAGGAGCCGCTTCGCTGTTTCCATGGGAGGTGGCGGGAATCGAAGCCGCCGCCTGGCACTTCCAGAGCGGGCCTGACAGGGTTTCGTGGGAGCCTGGCGGTAGCGTGTGCCCTTGCGGGGAGGGGCAGGTGGGGGAGCGCGGGTGGCAGTACCGGCGGAGACGGCCGGAGGGGACGGTGCTGTACGAGGCGGTGAGGGCCAACCTCGCCACGATGCTGGCGGAGGCGAGCGAGGTGGGACGCGGCCTGAACCGGTACGTAGAGCGGGACTTCGCCAGGTACCTGGAGTGCGGAGTACTGGCGCACGGCTTCGCGCGGGTGCGCTGCGAGAGTTGCAAGGACGAGCTTCTCGTTGCCTTCTCGTGCAAGGGACGAGGGGTGTGCCCTTCCTGCAACGCGAAGCGCGCGCATGTGACGGAGGACCTCTTCGCGGTGGAGCGCTTCGAGCCGGCCCGAAAGTGGACTACCGGGCGCTGTACCGTGTGGTCCTCGCGAGCGTTTGAGTAACGAACAAGCCTCGTGAGATCCGCATCATCCGCTCCATAAATCATGGACGTTCTGCTATTTTTATTCTTATTCACCGGACTCCCGGGCAACACAGATATGCCTGGGCTCGCGCAGGAAACGCACAAAGGGGCACGG
The sequence above is drawn from the Archangium gephyra genome and encodes:
- a CDS encoding MopE-related protein, producing MQRKSSCTWMLWAVLCGLWVTGCGVDVSEGDRPESELSARTVAPALVTSGPVTKAISAGNSHSLALRTDGSVWAWGQNSEGQLGNGTLTLSNVPVRVTGLPIIKAISAGRNHSLALGVDGTVWAWGQNSSGQLGDGTTTRRLLPVPVTLPGGAVAIAGGLNHSLAIAADGGVYAWGTNTYGQLGDGTTTGRPTPVRISLPGSITAISAGWYHSMALGADGRVWTWGRNLNGQIGNGSASSSNQLSPYPVSLTRGATAIAAGANHSLALLSDQSAVAWGQNSNGQLGNGTTAAAQSTPGVVGLAGAVTAIATGGNFSLAIDSTGGAWGWGQNSSGQLGDGTTTQRTSPVRVEGLANALALSAGLFHSLALRPGCPFWAWGMNSSGQLGDGTLTHRLTTTQTQLLNIYFYDLEGDGYGGDLLGSEEACEAPGPDYVENDLDCDDFDPAINPGAAEVCDGLDNNCNSAIDEAGSSTWYRDADADGYGNAAVSTVACAQPSGYVSSASDCNDTNASVKPGAAEVCDGLDNNCNGSIDEGVAKTTWYRDADGDGRGNPSVSTLACSAPAGYVSNTNDCNDNDPTLPRAFTQDNDGDGYGDRWALSPAPYGCTPPPGYSATTNDCDDGNRYVNPGAPEVCDGADNNCNGSADEGGVCPTTTCSAWLTRTSIPSGGLATFGYTTSGYIPAGSRAYLYGTRNGVVDANGSPSYDQTTFSYDVLNAPGLEGYYQRYVVIRGPDNATLCTTNTVSAWFLAP
- a CDS encoding transposase zinc-binding domain-containing protein, which encodes MGERGWQYRRRRPEGTVLYEAVRANLATMLAEASEVGRGLNRYVERDFARYLECGVLAHGFARVRCESCKDELLVAFSCKGRGVCPSCNAKRAHVTEDLFAVERFEPARKWTTGRCTVWSSRAFE